A DNA window from Dama dama isolate Ldn47 chromosome 19, ASM3311817v1, whole genome shotgun sequence contains the following coding sequences:
- the LOC133074081 gene encoding small integral membrane protein 20-like, with the protein MSSCAAAAKAHAPEPCSTTREATAMRSLLTATGESPSNTDDPAQPKKKSPGPSENPGSPGGSRVRSLRTALIFGGFNSLIGAAFYPIYFRSLMRLEECKKEQAINRAGIVQEDVQPPGLKVWSDPFGRK; encoded by the exons ATGAGCTCCTGTGCTGCAGCCGctaaagcccatgcaccagaGCCTTGCTCCAcaacacgagaagccactgcaatgagaagcctgctcactgcaacagGAGAAAGTCCAAGCAACACTGacgacccagcacaaccaaaaaaaa AGAGTCCCGGGCCCTCGGAGAATCCGGGTAGCCCCGGCGGGAGCCGTGTCCGGAGCCTGCGCACTGCTCTCATTTTCGGTGGCTTCAACTCCCTGATCGGCGCCGCCTTCTACCCCATCTACTTCCGGTCCTTAATGCGGCTGGAGGAGTGCAAGAAGGAACAAGCCATTAATCGAGCTGGTATTGTTCAAGAAGACGTGCAGCCACCAGGGTTGAAAGTGTGGTCGGATCCATTTGGCCGGAAATGA